Proteins encoded by one window of Arachis ipaensis cultivar K30076 chromosome B04, Araip1.1, whole genome shotgun sequence:
- the LOC107638939 gene encoding uncharacterized protein LOC107638939 isoform X1: protein MQLSTQNSFMASSRATRVLSLTRRPFSSSSSLKFDAGVSMVQGASRGIGLEFVKQLLEKNDKGHVVATCRNPDASTGLAQLKHKFPDRLKLLPLDLTIETSIQASASSVRETYGHLNLLINASGILSIPQVLQPETSLNKLEKSALMLTYEINAVGPILVIKHMWPLLKVGGGFGTERSTAVVASLSARVGSIGDNHLGGWHSYRSSKTALNQLSKTAAVEFARKKDPIVCISLHPGTVDTDLSKPFQKNVPKEKLFSKEFSVQKLLSIIDNVKSNDNGKFFAWDGQEIPW from the exons ATGCAGTTGTCGACCCAGAACTCTTTCATGGCATCGTCACGCGCCACGCGAGTCTTATCACTCACCCGAAggcccttttcttcttcttcttctctcaaaTTTGATGCTGGGGTTTCCATGGTTCAGGGAGCTTCCAGAGGAATTGGCCTTGAATTT GTAAAACAGCTGCTAGAGAAAAATGATAAAGGGCATGTTGTTGCTACTTGCCGAAATCCTGATGCTTCAACAGGTCTTGCCCAGCTCAAACATAAATTTCCTGATCGTCTAAAACTTTTGCCCTTGGATTTGACTATTGAAACTTCAATTCAG GCATCTGCATCGTCAGTTAGAGAGACATACGGCCATCTAAACCTTCTCATTAATGCGTCTGGCATTCTTTCCATACCTCAAGTATTACAACCAG AGACATCACTCAACAAATTGGAAAAATCAGCCTTGATGCTTACGTATGAGATTAATGCCGTCGGTCCCATCTTAGTTATCAAG CACATGTGGCCTCTTCTAAAAGTTGGAGGTGGCTTTGGCACTGAAAGAAGTACTGCAGTGGTGGCCAGTTTGAGTGCAAGGGTTGGATCTATTGGGGACAATCATCTTGGTGGTTGGCACTCGTATCGATCTTCAAAGACTGCACTCAATCAAT TGTCAAAGACGGCTGCGGTTGAATTTGCAAGAAAAAAGGATCCAATTGTCTGCATTTCACTGCATCCCGGCACAGTTGACACCGATCTCTCGAAGCCATTTCAGAAGAATGTTCCAAAAGAGAAGCTCTTCAGCAAAGAGTTCTCAGTGCAAAAGCTGCTAAGCATCATTGACAATGTCAAGAGTAATGACAATGGCAAGTTCTTTGCTTGGGATGGCCAAGAAATTCCTTGGTAA
- the LOC107638939 gene encoding uncharacterized protein LOC107638939 isoform X2, which yields MLGFPWFRELPEELALNFFCLVQVKQLLEKNDKGHVVATCRNPDASTGLAQLKHKFPDRLKLLPLDLTIETSIQASASSVRETYGHLNLLINASGILSIPQVLQPETSLNKLEKSALMLTYEINAVGPILVIKHMWPLLKVGGGFGTERSTAVVASLSARVGSIGDNHLGGWHSYRSSKTALNQLSKTAAVEFARKKDPIVCISLHPGTVDTDLSKPFQKNVPKEKLFSKEFSVQKLLSIIDNVKSNDNGKFFAWDGQEIPW from the exons ATGCTGGGGTTTCCATGGTTCAGGGAGCTTCCAGAGGAATTGGCCTTGAATTT TTTCTGTCTTGTACAGGTAAAACAGCTGCTAGAGAAAAATGATAAAGGGCATGTTGTTGCTACTTGCCGAAATCCTGATGCTTCAACAGGTCTTGCCCAGCTCAAACATAAATTTCCTGATCGTCTAAAACTTTTGCCCTTGGATTTGACTATTGAAACTTCAATTCAG GCATCTGCATCGTCAGTTAGAGAGACATACGGCCATCTAAACCTTCTCATTAATGCGTCTGGCATTCTTTCCATACCTCAAGTATTACAACCAG AGACATCACTCAACAAATTGGAAAAATCAGCCTTGATGCTTACGTATGAGATTAATGCCGTCGGTCCCATCTTAGTTATCAAG CACATGTGGCCTCTTCTAAAAGTTGGAGGTGGCTTTGGCACTGAAAGAAGTACTGCAGTGGTGGCCAGTTTGAGTGCAAGGGTTGGATCTATTGGGGACAATCATCTTGGTGGTTGGCACTCGTATCGATCTTCAAAGACTGCACTCAATCAAT TGTCAAAGACGGCTGCGGTTGAATTTGCAAGAAAAAAGGATCCAATTGTCTGCATTTCACTGCATCCCGGCACAGTTGACACCGATCTCTCGAAGCCATTTCAGAAGAATGTTCCAAAAGAGAAGCTCTTCAGCAAAGAGTTCTCAGTGCAAAAGCTGCTAAGCATCATTGACAATGTCAAGAGTAATGACAATGGCAAGTTCTTTGCTTGGGATGGCCAAGAAATTCCTTGGTAA
- the LOC107638939 gene encoding uncharacterized protein LOC107638939 isoform X3 has protein sequence MQLSTQNSFMASSRATRVLSLTRRPFSSSSSLKFDAGVSMVQGASRGIGLEFVKQLLEKNDKGHVVATCRNPDASTGLAQLKHKFPDRLKLLPLDLTIETSIQASASSVRETYGHLNLLINASGILSIPQVLQPETSLNKLEKSALMLTYEINAVGPILVIKHMWPLLKVGGGFGTERSTAVVASLSARVGSIGDNHLGGWHSYRSSKTALNQCMLRFYTDVADELLVVVLVFQCP, from the exons ATGCAGTTGTCGACCCAGAACTCTTTCATGGCATCGTCACGCGCCACGCGAGTCTTATCACTCACCCGAAggcccttttcttcttcttcttctctcaaaTTTGATGCTGGGGTTTCCATGGTTCAGGGAGCTTCCAGAGGAATTGGCCTTGAATTT GTAAAACAGCTGCTAGAGAAAAATGATAAAGGGCATGTTGTTGCTACTTGCCGAAATCCTGATGCTTCAACAGGTCTTGCCCAGCTCAAACATAAATTTCCTGATCGTCTAAAACTTTTGCCCTTGGATTTGACTATTGAAACTTCAATTCAG GCATCTGCATCGTCAGTTAGAGAGACATACGGCCATCTAAACCTTCTCATTAATGCGTCTGGCATTCTTTCCATACCTCAAGTATTACAACCAG AGACATCACTCAACAAATTGGAAAAATCAGCCTTGATGCTTACGTATGAGATTAATGCCGTCGGTCCCATCTTAGTTATCAAG CACATGTGGCCTCTTCTAAAAGTTGGAGGTGGCTTTGGCACTGAAAGAAGTACTGCAGTGGTGGCCAGTTTGAGTGCAAGGGTTGGATCTATTGGGGACAATCATCTTGGTGGTTGGCACTCGTATCGATCTTCAAAGACTGCACTCAATCAAT GTATGTTAAGATTCTACACAGATGTAGCAGATGAGTTGCTAGTTGTAGTTCTTGTTTTTCAGTGCCCTTAA
- the LOC107638938 gene encoding probable WRKY transcription factor 35 — protein sequence MCSSSVRVPMENNNNNNYKHQGDLTDILRGGPYGGAATASDEPPSSYHWQQQLENDTNACYFGDPFSTMRDPFLHQLHIPPTSSSSYFEEPPLPPPPLPPPPPTLPTPCYNSYGGAHLQHDMRSSSSSSSSSSSSISCNNIFSNMIQISPSTNNTSSSCSSSSSSKLAISSSSSSPPSMLSNVNAMVNATSIPSNKQDCHLLDNASALQISSPRNPALKRRKNQAKKVVCIPAPAAANSRQTGEVVPSDLWAWRKYGQKPIKGSPYPRGYYRCSSSKGCSARKQVERSRTDPNMLVITYTSEHNHPWPTQRNALAGSTRSQPSKNNTNANIASSKNSETSKVSGNNNKPKEENNNQQHEIGNNNSQGGSGSVVKEEMDHHHSNHDLELELDNDEEFSDGLSYKPSMIEEGSNNNNQSSEDFFADLGEIEADPLNLLFSSHQGFNAGGGGGGGGDNQRESKALDPFNLFDNWSSGDTNNNSSSFEEPNNKGRL from the exons ATGTGCAGCAGTAGCGTCAGGGTACCAAtggagaataataataataataattacaagCATCAGGGTGATTTAACCGATATACTCCGTGGAGGACCATACGGCGGTGCTGCCACTGCTTCCGATGAACCGCCCTCTTCATATCACTGGCAACAGCAACTTGAAAACGACACCAACGCCTGCTACTTTGGGGATCCATTCTCAACCATGAGAGATCCTTTCCTTCACCAGCTCCACATCCCTCCTACTTCTTCCTCCTCTTACTTCGAAGAACCACCGCTACCACCGCCACCGCTGCCGCCGCCGCCGCCTACCTTGCCTACTCCATGTTATAACAGTTATGGTGGTGCACACCTTCAACATGACATGagatcttcctcctcctcttcttcttcctcttcttcttcaattagCTGCAACAACATATTCTCCAACATGATTCAGATCTCTCCCAGCACTAATAacacttcttcttcttgttcctctTCGTCTTCTTCAAAATTAGccatctcttcctcttcttcttctcctccttctatgCTCTCAAATGTTAACGCCATGGTCAATGCAACATCAATCCCCTCCAACAAGCAAGATTGTCATCTTCTCGACAACGCTTCCGCACTTCAGATCTCATCTCCGCGCAATCCCGCTCTTAAGCGCAG GAAGAATCAGGCGAAAAAGGTGGTGTGTATTCCTGCACCAGCAGCTGCAAACAGCAGACAAACTGGAGAGGTTGTTCCTTCAGATTTGTGGGCTTGGAGGAAATACGGTCAGAAACCTATCAAAGGTTCACCTTATCCAAG gGGCTATTATAGATGCAGCAGCTCAAAGGGTTGTTCAGCAAGGAAACAAGTAGAGAGAAGCAGAACAGACCCAAACATGCTTGTTATTACTTACACTTCAGAGCACAATCATCCATGGCCTACTCAGAGAAACGCTCTTGCTGGTTCAACAAGGTCTCAGCCATCCAAGAACAACACCAATGCTAATATTGCTTCTTCAAAGAATTCAGAAACCTCAAAGGTTTCTGGTAATAATAACAAGCCAAAGGAGGAGAATAATAATCAGCAGCATGAGATAGGCAACAACAACAGTCAAGGAGGGAGTGGTTCAGTAGTGAAGGAAGAGATGGATCATCATCATAGCAATCATGATCTTGAGCTTGAGTTGGATAATGATGAAGAATTCAGTGATGGACTTTCATACAAGCCATCAATGATTGAAGAGGGTAGTAATAACAATAACCAATCTTCTGAGGATTTCTTTGCAGATTTGGGTGAAATTGAAGCTGATCCATTGAACCTGTTGTTCAGTAGTCATCAAGGTTTCAAtgcaggtggtggtggtggtggtggtggtgataatCAAAGGGAATCCAAGGCCTTAGATCCATTCAATCTCTTTGATAATTGGTCTTCAGGAGACACTAATAACAACTCCTCATCATTTGAAGAACCTAATAATAAGGGAAGGTTATAA